The Zingiber officinale cultivar Zhangliang chromosome 2A, Zo_v1.1, whole genome shotgun sequence genomic sequence TTCAGATTgtaataactataaaattataatcaTACGTAACTTTAATTGTTACAATTATCACTACTACTATTTCATAATCGTTACAGTGTGAATGTGTCATGTTCATACAGCTGTCAAATCAATTCAACATTTAATATGCATTAATAATGTCAAATAATGTATTAAGATGACTATGATATGTTACCATAAATTATTGAGAATAAACTATCTTTTGTCAAAAATGAATGATAGAATTCtatatgattatttcaaaaaaaataaagatgttTTGATTTTTACCCAAAGCTCTTTTAAGTCGTGAAAgatgaaaaaaaatttattaatatttttaattattatattctTGGAATataaaattgtatttttttttttttatttatatgtgTTGTGTTCTTAGATTGTAATTATAGGATCCGTTGTCATTGATAttctaactatttttttttgtatttttatatagTTAATCAGACATTTGAATTTTGTATAATAGTTACGGTGCAttgtaaaaattttcttttaagtgGAATGATAGTGGAATGATAAATATAAGAATAATGGCGGTTTGAATAAGTTTTTATGAGTGTTTTTTAATTTATCCTAGTAGTaggtagaaaatttttatagtatcaaatctcaaaattaattaacttgaagaattaaataattatatttaaaaaatgaatCTTGAAAATTCATTCCTGCTTAATTGGGAATCAAGTATCTTTCACTTTTCTTGAATCCGATTTTATTAGGCATCTATCCTAAGGTATATACTAAAACATGTTCTAAGTAAATGGGAATATTGAAAGATGTCCCAATAATCACTTTTTATTAAAAATGCCTTTACTCTTTTAAATACTctagttttaaaaatataagttCTCATTTAATATCATTATTACAaagaaatagttttaaaaatacctAAAACACTGGCCTAACTTTCCTGCTGTGAGAGGATTTATAGAAGTACGTAGATTGTGCACAAGATAGTGGAAATGTATTCGAATCTGATGTTTTCTCAAATTGTTTTTAATTCCTGAATATTATgtatttttgaatttatgatttataCAATTTTTGTTTATTAAAAAGATATTTACTGACGCTTGAAAATCCGTAATGAATTCCAATCTTACATCTATGTAAGACTAAAGTTGAGAATTATATATGATTCACCTGTGAATgaaatcattttttaaatgaaaGAGTAAATAtatctcaaaattaatttttcttcttATATTATTATTGGTAAGGAGAAAGATTTAGACCTGCTCCTTTTTCCctttttccattttcataaaaTTAGAAGTGAATGTTCGCTAActaaataaattataatatttttcatatataagaaaaaaaagTCTAATTTGAAAAATGGAATGTTAAATCAAGCCGAAATTACTTTGCATTAACTcgtatatttttttatatcattCAAATGCCATTAATGTTTCCTTCTGCAATAATTTTGCTTCCAAATAAACATAGAAACCTCGATTATAAATTCTTTAACCTTGCCAAGTAATACCACGTCGCACAGTCTGTCACTCCTAGTCACTCTTTTGTTTCCTCAATAGGAAACATGACGATAATGATTTTACTTGCGCTCTCTATGGCGGCGGCCGTGACAACGACGGAGACGGCGGCAAGTTTTAGCATCGAGCTTATCCATCGCGACTCCCCTAAATCTCCGTTCTACAATCAGTCTGCCACATTACTAGATCGCTCACGTGCCGCAATCTATCGCTCCGCCCACCAAGCCCGCCGGATTGCTGCACGTGCGCAAAGAAAAGggtgtaattttttatttttttaatttttatttatttattttaaaattgaaaaataaaataattttggatGATAATTGTCGGCTTGCAGTGGCATCACGTCGTTCGACGCGGTCTCAAGGGTGGTCCCCGACTCGTTTGAGTATCTGATGGAGCTTCGTGTCGGCACGCCGCCGTTCTCCATCCTGGCCATCGCCGACACCGGCAGCGACCTCATCTGGGCCAACTGCGTCCCCTGCACAAAGTGCTACAAGCAGACAGCGCCGTACTTCGATCCAGGCAAATCCTCCTCCTACCGGACGCTCCCCTGCCAGTCCAACATTTGCAAGGCCCTCGCCCACAGACCTTGCGCCGGCGGCAGCTCCTGCGAATACCGATATGAATACGACGACGGGTCGAAGATCGACGGCGTCCTCAGCACCGAGGACCTCACTTTCGACTCCTCCGCCGGGTCTCCGCTCGTCTTCTCCAATATCGCCTTTGGCTGCAACTCCCAGAGCAGCGGCGTCTTCAGCAGACGCGCCGGCGGGTTGGCAGGGCTCAGCGGCAGTCCCATCTCTCTCGTCTCACAGATCGTTCCCTCTCTCGACAAGAGATACTTCTCTTATTGCCTGGTTCCCATGTCAGACGCGCAGGCCAGCAGCAAAGTCATCTTCGGTTCCACCGGCGTGGTCGCCGGAAGTAAGGTCACCACCCCGATGACGGTGGAAGATTCCTTCTTCGTCCTCCGGCTAGAAGAGATCATAGTCGACGGTGCCGGCTCGGTCCCAGTCCCACCTTCCGCCCCTGGATTAAAGACAGGCAACATCATCATCGACTCCGGCACGACCTTAAACTACTTGCACACCGGCGTGCTCTCGAGTTTGGTGCAGGAGGTGTCGAGGGTGGTCAGCCTGCCCAAGGCTACTGATCCGGACCGCCTTATGCCGCTGTGCTTCACAGTGACCGGCGAGTCCGACAGGCAGAAGTTACCATTTATCACGTTCAAGTTCGCCGGAGAGGCGTCGTTGAGGCTGAGCCCGACGAGCATGTTCATGCAGGAAGCACATCAGGTGGTTTGCCTCGCGGTGACGGATTCTGGCTCCGACACGGCGATATTTGGGTATCTGGCTCAGCAAAATATACACGTTGGGTACGATCTCGATATCTCAGCAGTGTCCTTCGCTAGCGCCGATTGCACCAAGCTTTAGGTTGATGTTTGCGGCGAATAAATGTTTTTAATAAATTGGGCCATCGATGAACTGGCATGGAATTTGATTGGGAGCAAGATTTCCGTCGTAGAACTCCCGGAATCATTAAATGCCAGCAAAGGGGTCTATGTGATACTCAGAAACGAAGGGAGCAAATTAATCACGTAAATGGAAGAAGCTTATAACTGTATCAGCATCCTTCCTTTTTATAATGTTTTTCGTATCTTCATATTTAATGAGATATTATCTTACTACCAGACACCTGTCCCATCATTTTACTTCCGCCATATCTAGTAGTCACATTATGAGTATGGAAAGATATATTGTGTCTATATGTAGATATAATCTTTTGACTCTCTACAAAATTCATGTGCTGTATTAATGGCGAAATGGGTTCACGGGATGGGAGGCCTAGTGGGCTGCTAGTTATAAGACGGGCCCAGCATAGGTAGCCCATTTTCTCAGGAGACCTAAATGAGTTGTGATAGTATCCTAAGAGGAAGTGGAGCTTTAGAGTCAACTAGCAAACTACAGTGCAGACCCTATGAGAGCTTGTCGGATCAGCTTTAGCCGATCGGAAGAGAACGGGAAGCATAGCCCCATGAGCGTCAGACAGAGTAAGAGAGTAGGACCTCTTGAGAGCatgtccgatcggcttggccaatCAGGAGAGAATGGGGAGCAAAACCTCGTGAGTATCCGATAGAGTCG encodes the following:
- the LOC122043505 gene encoding aspartic proteinase CDR1-like, producing MTIMILLALSMAAAVTTTETAASFSIELIHRDSPKSPFYNQSATLLDRSRAAIYRSAHQARRIAARAQRKGGITSFDAVSRVVPDSFEYLMELRVGTPPFSILAIADTGSDLIWANCVPCTKCYKQTAPYFDPGKSSSYRTLPCQSNICKALAHRPCAGGSSCEYRYEYDDGSKIDGVLSTEDLTFDSSAGSPLVFSNIAFGCNSQSSGVFSRRAGGLAGLSGSPISLVSQIVPSLDKRYFSYCLVPMSDAQASSKVIFGSTGVVAGSKVTTPMTVEDSFFVLRLEEIIVDGAGSVPVPPSAPGLKTGNIIIDSGTTLNYLHTGVLSSLVQEVSRVVSLPKATDPDRLMPLCFTVTGESDRQKLPFITFKFAGEASLRLSPTSMFMQEAHQVVCLAVTDSGSDTAIFGYLAQQNIHVGYDLDISAVSFASADCTKL